A window of the Cryptococcus decagattii chromosome 6, complete sequence genome harbors these coding sequences:
- a CDS encoding nicotinate (nicotinamide) nucleotide adenylyltransferase — protein MASNGFKSPAPVLPAMGLHSFHNDSPPFAGAATSEMPDIPSLSLETQQYTRPSLSTNPSARQQGLSRTASNTSQTGSNPQPVPSGSSETPSKAISSLKSIQSPTPPAPTTLDDELSSSRSRRLISGYLFGNPPSPTGACPEISGAIATSHTSTAEESSDPMMSRRFSPTLERARDVDRRMADELDSPPLTEGSQIDPRDTLEMDSTPPPPSSESPKPADSDLVSMNEPLSSNIGAGALEGRMKRRMSERTRKQETGYDALEGRNDGEADLDLSAPQAEGGGSGGYLAGKAEYRFPRHRLRTKMHDESKIPLVIVACGSFSPPTYLHLRMFEMAKDEIVESQTYEIMAGYYSPVSSYYKKSGLAPAPHRVRMCELAVEHTSTWLMVDPWEAGQPEYQRTAIVLDHFDEMLNDGEHGKGGLVMRNGTRRRYKIMLLAGGDLIESFGEPGVWSEPDLHVILGRFGCLIVERAGSDVWAFLLSHDILYHHRRNVVVIKQLIYNDISSTKVRLFVRRGMSIKYLLPNSVIQYIQDNKLYHGSDPKGMIGKH, from the exons ATGGCTTCCAACGGATTCAAGTCGCCCGCCCCTGTCCTTCCCGCCATGGGGCTGCACTCTTTCCACAACGACTC GCCACCATTTGCAGGTGCAGCCACTTCTGAAATGCCAGACATcccctccctctcccttgAAACCCAGCAATACACCCGTCCATCCCTATCGACTAACCCTTCGGCGCGCCAACAAGGTCTTTCTCGCACAGCATCGAATACCTCTCAAACAGGTTCAAACCCCCAGCCTGTACCTTCTGGGTCTAGTGAGACACCATCCAAAGCCATCTCGTCACTCAAGAGCATTCAGTCCCCAACGCCACCTGCGCCCACCACATTAGACGACGAACTTTCGTCTTCCCGATCCCGCCGACTCATATCAGGCTACCTCTTCGGCAACCCTCCTTCACCCACAGGTGCTTGTCCAGAGATTTCCGGGGCCATTGCGACTTCTCATACGTCAACAGCGGAGGAGAGCAGTGATCCTATGATGAGCCGCAGATTTAGTCCGACTTTGGAGAGAGCTCGCGATGTTGACCGCAGGATGGCAGACGAACTTGATTCTCCGCCTTTGACTGAGGGTAGCCAGATTGACCCGAGAGATACCCTTGAAATGGACAGTACACCTCCGCCACCTTCTTCCGAATCCCCCAAACCTGCAGACAGCGACCTCGTATCGATGAACGAACCTCTGTCTTCAAATATTGGAGCTGGGGCTCTAGAAgggagaatgaagaggagaatgtCTGAACGGACGAGAAAACAGGAGACAGGTTACGATGCGCTGGAAGGGAGGAACGATGGAGAGGCAGATCTTGATTTGAGTGCCCCTCAGGCGGAAGGTGGCGGTAGTGGGGGGTACCTTGCGGGCAAGGCGGAGTACCGATTCCCTCGACACAGACTGAGGACAAAGATGCATG ACGAAAGCAAAATCCCGCTAGTTATCGTTGCTTGTGgctccttctcccctcCTACTTACCTCCATCTCCGTATGTTCGAGATGGCCAAAGACGAAATTGTCGAATCTCAGACATACGAAATTATGGCCGGCTATTACTCCCCCGTATCATCATACTATAAGAAATCCGGTCTTGCCCCCGCCCCTCATCGAGTACGCATGTGCGAGCTCGCCGTTGAACATACCTCCACTTGGCTCATGGTTGACCCTTGGGAAGCCGGTCAACCAGAATATCAGCGTACAGCCATCGTACTTGACCATTTCGATGAGATGCTCAACGATGGTGAACACGGTAAAGGCGGGCTTGTGATGCGCAATGGGACGAGGAGACGGTACAAGATTATGCTTCTTGCAGGAGGCGATTTGATTGAGAGTTTTGGTGAACCAGGAGTGTGGAGTGAACCGGATTTGCACGTGATCCTGGGCAGGTTTGGGTGTTTAATTGTAGAAAGAGCTGGGTCAGATGTTTGGGCGTTCTTGCTTTCTCATGATATATTGTATCATCACAG ACGTAATGTGGTTGTCATCAAGCAATTGATTTACAACGACATTTCGTCCACCAAAGTCCGATTATTCGTCCGCAGGGGTATGAGTATCAA ATACTTATTACCTAATAGTGTAATTCAGTACATACAAGATAACAAGCTTTACCACGGGAGCGATCCCAAGGGGATGATTGGGAAGCATTAG